Proteins co-encoded in one Arachis hypogaea cultivar Tifrunner chromosome 11, arahy.Tifrunner.gnm2.J5K5, whole genome shotgun sequence genomic window:
- the LOC140176047 gene encoding serine/threonine-protein phosphatase 7 long form homolog produces the protein MVENYLRLTGFYHVSRIGLIRGFYPLLAALVEKWRPETHLFVLPVGEDTVTLEDVTHIFSLPIDGEPVSEWTDSSSDFVQSQSIAIFCHQPALSSSSKSYIRLGWVRTIRDAEPLDTEESIKRYVRCQIFCLLGSTLFTDKSTAYAHTKYLPFLRDFERIHTYSWGSACLAHLYRALCHASRYDTKEMDGPLNLLFVWAWERLPCIALVPRQSLPPAEIPVAMR, from the coding sequence ATGGTTGAAAATTACTTACGCTTAACGGGATTCTATCACGTTTCTAGAATTGGGTTGATAAGAGGATTTTACCCCTTATTAGCTGCTTTGGTGGAAAAGTGGAGGCCAGAAACTCATTTGTTTGTATTGCCGGTGGGTGAGGATACTGTGACACTTGAAGATGTCACTCATATATTTAGCTTACCCATTGATGGAGAGCCTGTGAGCGAATGGACAGATAGTAGTAGCGACTTTGTACAGAGTCAGAGCATCGCGATATTCTGTCACCAACCGGCTCTCAGTAGTTCTTCGAAATCTTATATTAGGTTGGGTTGGGTTCGGACTATTAGAGACGCAGAGCCATTGGATACCGAGGAGTCTATTAAAAGATATGTCAGATGCCAGATATTTTGTTTGTTGGGTTCAACCCTATTCACAGATAAGTCGACCGCATATGCCCATACGAAGTATCTACCCTTCCTTCGTGATTTCGAGCGGATCCATACTTATAGTTGGGGGTCAGCATGTCTTGCGCATCTTTACAGAGCACTATGTCATGCATCACGGTATGATACTAAGGAGATGGATGGCCCTCTTAATTTGTTGTTTGTTTGGGCATGGGAGCGACTGCCGTGTATTGCGCTCGTACCCAGACAGTCCCTTCCACCAGCTGAGATACCAGTTGCCATGAGGTAA
- the LOC140176048 gene encoding protein MAIN-LIKE 2-like, with protein MIDDSKKSRMLTCKHPVPPDRYNDRVEEHLRITGFYHVSQIGIVQCQKVLVNALIERWHPDTHTFHLSIGECSVTLEDVALILGLPTDGLPVKGMTMSSFEAMEAECLLQFGVTPRKEHCRSSCIKLT; from the exons ATGATTGATGATAGTAAG aaatcAAGAATGTTGACATGTAAGCACCCAGTTCCTCCGGATCGGTACAACGATAGGGTGGAGGAGCATTTACGAATTACCGGTTTCTATCATGTATCTCAGATTGGGATAGTGCAGTGTCAGAAAGTATTGGTAAATGCTCTAATTGAACGTTGGCACCCTGACACACATACGTTTCACCTTTCCATTGGTGAATGTTCCGTTACTCTTGAAGATGTGGCTCTAATTCTTGGTCTTCCCACAGATGGTCTTCCAGTTAAAGGGATGACAATGAGTAGTTTTGAAGCTATGGAGGCGGAGTGTTTGCTTCAATTTGGCGTTACACCGCGTAAGGAGCACTGTAGATCTAGCTGCATAAAACTCACCTGA